The genomic region TACTTGAGCCGCAAGGACTCGAGACAGCAGGCGAAGACTGTAGGCCTCCGTATGAATCGTGTCAACTTCACCGCCAGGAGGGTTCTCCTGCTCCCTGTTGCAGTGACCGGTGCCGGTGGCGTCGATCCTGCTGGGCTTCGGGGAAGGCGACTGGTGTCTGACTCGCTGAGCCGGGCACCCGATTGCGTTGATCACTCTAGCCACGATCAGGGAACGATCGCCAACTCGACCGACAGAATTTCCCGAACCTTTTCAGGTTTGGGCCCTCGGATGGCCGTGGATGCCACCGTTTTGGGCGCGAAGCCCGCAAGAATGGGCGGCGATGTTCCCCCACCTTCGTAGTGTACCGGCGCGTATCGGGTGCCAGTCGCACCGAGCGTCGCGGCATTCGTTGCCTTCCGTCGTCGCTGCGTGCCTTGCACTGTGCCTGTTGGCCTCGGCATGCGGGTTCAACCCTCGACCGCTCCCCACGATCAATCCGCCGGCAAATGGCGTGCGGACCAAGATCTACGCCGCCGACGGCACCCTCATCGTCGAGGTCGCCCAGGAGGAGCGCCGCGAGACGCTTGCGCTCGACGAGATACCCCAGATCGCCCAGAACGCCGTGATCGCGATCGAGGACGAACGTTTCTGGGAGCACAACGGCATCGACCCCCGAGGCCTGTTTCGAGCCCTGACCCGCACCAGCGGCGCCGGCGAGGCCACCCAGGGCGGCTCGACGATCACCCAGCAGTACGTCAAGAACACGTTCCTGTCGCCCGAACAGACCCTGCGGCGCAAGGTCGAGGAGGCGAACCTCGCATTGCAGCTCGAACGCACCCACACCAAGGAATTCATCCTCGAGCAGTACCTGAACACGAGTTTCTTCGGGAACCGCAGCTACGGGATTCAGGAAGCCTCCAAGGGCTACTTCGGCAAGCCGGTCTCCGAGGTGACCGCCGCCGAGGCCGCCCTGCTCGCCGGACTGCTGCAGAGCCCGACGCGGTTCAACCCGTACATCAACCTCGACGGTGCCGTCACCCGCCGCAACACGGTGCTGGCAAAGATGCGCCAGCTCGGCTACATCACCGACGACGAGTACGAGTGGTCGATCAACTCGCCGGTCAACCTCGTCGATGCGAGCACCGCCGCGGCCGGGGGACGATACGAGGCCGCGCACTTCGTCGACGAAGTGAAGAAGTTCATCCTCAACGATCCCCGCTTCGGCGAGACCCCCGAGGAACGCAACGCACTGTTGACGACCGGCGGGTTGTCCATCCACACCACCCTCGACCTCAACCTGCAGCGACTCGCCGAAGCCGACGTGACCGCGGTGTACCCGAACCAGAACCGCGGTTTTCGCGACCGCCGCAAGGACCCCGACGTGGGGTTGGTGGCCATCGATCCCTCGACGGGGTACGTGCGGGCGATGGTTGGAGGCTACGACTACTTCGACACCAACGCCGAGGTTCACCCCTACGCCCAATACAACCTGGCGGTCGGCAAGGGACGCCAGGCCGGATCGACGTTCAAACCGATCGTGACCGCCACGGCCTTCGCCAACGGCGTCCCCCAGAACGCCACCTTCTCGGCACCCGGCTCTGCGACGATCAGGGTGGCCGGCCATCCCCCGTGGAAGGTCCGGGGCCACGGCCTCGGCGGGGCGGCCTCGCTGACCGAGTGCATGGTGCACTCCGCCAATACGTGCTTCGCGAACCTGATCGCCGACAGTCGCGTCGGGGTCGAACGCACCACGGCCATGGCCGCCTCGATGGGGATCGACACCACCTATGTGCCGGCGACCGAGAACACCCCGGCGCGCGGGTTCCGGCCCGTGCTGTCGATGGCACTCGGCGCCAACGACACGACCGTGCTCGACATGGCGGAGGCCTACACCGTGTTCGCAAACCGGGGGCTGCACGTTCCCGCGACGATGGTGACCAAGGTGGTCGACTCCAACGGAACGGTGCTGTTTCAACATCAACGCACTCAGGACAAGGTGCTCGAGGCCGCCGATGCCGACGAGATCACCCGCCAGTTACAGGCCGTCCTCGAACGGGGCACCGCCAAAGGCCGCGGCATCGACCGTCCGGCCGCAGGAAAGACCGGCACGACCCAGGACGAGACCGACGCGTGGTTCGTCGGCTACACGCCGCAACTCGTCACCGCCGTGTGGACCGGGTATTCGCAGTCGACCACCCGCAAGGTCGGCTCCACCGGAGCGACCGCCGCAGCGCCGGTGTGGCAACGGTTCATGAAGGACGCTCTCGCCGAGGTACCCCCGACCGACTTCGACTTCACCATCCGCTCCTCCGCGACCACCACGACCACGATCGCCCCGACGAACACGGAGATTTTCGAGTTCGAGGGCACCACCGAGACCGTCACCATGCCAGCGCTCAACGGGCTCAACATCGACCAGGCGACCTCCCGCGCCAGGTCGGCCGGGCTCACGCTGCGGCGGATCAACGTCGACACCCCACCGAACACCGGGCCCGGCATGGTGCTCAACCAGGCGCCCGCGTCGGGATCGCAGGTCTCCAAGGGTGCGACGATCACCGTCGAGGCCACCGCCGGGTCGCCGGCACCGACTCGACCGGTTCCCAACATCGTCGGGCTGCCACTGAACGACGCCGCCGCCCAGTTGCGGTCGGCCGGGTTCATCGTGAGCCACGAGGTGGTCGCCGCCCCCGCCGATGTGGTCATGGGCGATGGGCTGGCGCCGCTGCCGGGGATCGTGTGGTCGGTCACCCCGGCTGTCGGCACGGTCTCGATCGATGGCAAGCTGACCCTGCACGTGCAGCCCTGATGGCCCCGCCGCGGCCTGCAACCGCCAACTCCCCCCTTCGGAGGAACGTGACATGACCACCCCGACTCGACCGAACGCGGGGCCCTACGCCGACCACCAGAACCGGCCACCGACCCGAACCCGGCGTCTGCTGAACCTGGTACTGATCCTCGTCGTCGTCGCCTCGACCTGCCTGTGGGCCGGAGCGGTGATCTGGGGGTGGGCGACGGACCCGAAGCCGGTGAACTGGCTCGAGAACCGCGAGTTCCCGGAGGCGGCCGAACCGATCTGCGCCGCAGCGGTCGCGGAAATCAAGACCTTCCCGAAAGCACACGAATCCAAGACACCCACCGAGCGCGCTGCGGTGATTCGCCAGACGACGGGGGTGCTCGAGACGATGATCGCGGATCTCCGGGAGATCGTTCCCGACGACGCCGACGCGAAGTGGATCAACATGTGGCTCGACGACTACGGCATCCACCTCGCCGACCGTCTCGACTACGCGGAGCGCCTCGACGGCCCCGACGGCGCCAAGGAGGAGTTTTTCGAAACCCCGAAGGCCGACAAGCAGATCTCAGTGTCGCTCAACGAGTTCGCGAAGCAGAACCAGATGGCCTCGTGTGTCACCCCGGGTGACGTGTAGCGACCCGTTCGAACGCCGAGGCCGCCAGGCGTAACAGCCCCGGGTCGAGGCCGTAGTCACCGAGGTCGCTTCGGCGGACCCAACGCAGCTGCTCGCTCTCGTGGTTGCCGACCGGTTGCGCTCC from Microthrixaceae bacterium harbors:
- a CDS encoding transglycosylase domain-containing protein, with amino-acid sequence MPSVVAACLALCLLASACGFNPRPLPTINPPANGVRTKIYAADGTLIVEVAQEERRETLALDEIPQIAQNAVIAIEDERFWEHNGIDPRGLFRALTRTSGAGEATQGGSTITQQYVKNTFLSPEQTLRRKVEEANLALQLERTHTKEFILEQYLNTSFFGNRSYGIQEASKGYFGKPVSEVTAAEAALLAGLLQSPTRFNPYINLDGAVTRRNTVLAKMRQLGYITDDEYEWSINSPVNLVDASTAAAGGRYEAAHFVDEVKKFILNDPRFGETPEERNALLTTGGLSIHTTLDLNLQRLAEADVTAVYPNQNRGFRDRRKDPDVGLVAIDPSTGYVRAMVGGYDYFDTNAEVHPYAQYNLAVGKGRQAGSTFKPIVTATAFANGVPQNATFSAPGSATIRVAGHPPWKVRGHGLGGAASLTECMVHSANTCFANLIADSRVGVERTTAMAASMGIDTTYVPATENTPARGFRPVLSMALGANDTTVLDMAEAYTVFANRGLHVPATMVTKVVDSNGTVLFQHQRTQDKVLEAADADEITRQLQAVLERGTAKGRGIDRPAAGKTGTTQDETDAWFVGYTPQLVTAVWTGYSQSTTRKVGSTGATAAAPVWQRFMKDALAEVPPTDFDFTIRSSATTTTTIAPTNTEIFEFEGTTETVTMPALNGLNIDQATSRARSAGLTLRRINVDTPPNTGPGMVLNQAPASGSQVSKGATITVEATAGSPAPTRPVPNIVGLPLNDAAAQLRSAGFIVSHEVVAAPADVVMGDGLAPLPGIVWSVTPAVGTVSIDGKLTLHVQP